One region of Candidatus Methylomirabilis lanthanidiphila genomic DNA includes:
- the uvrA gene encoding excinuclease ABC subunit A, which produces MASDKIVIRGAREHNLQSIDLEIPRDKLVVITGVSGSGKSSLAFDTIYAEGQRRYVESLSTYARQFLEQMDKPDVDLIEGLSPAISIEQKTTSKNPRSTVATVTEIYDYLRLLFARVGKPYCYTCGKPIASQTVQQIVDQVLALPDGSKFQILAPVVRGRKGEYRQVFVDLRRQGFVRVRVDGKLRELEETIELDKNKKHTIEVVVDRLILKADIRKRLADSLETALKLSEGIVVVNLLEPSKDLIFSERLACIDCGVSYPEVSPRIFSFNNPHGACPTCDGLGTKLDGRMDDLPGILEPWHGSPNIHYLDQRYKETSSSKVREEIENYVKRLASVRPCPTCQGARLRRESLAIKIDGKSIAEVTRYSVKAGLQFFQDLQLSEKDREIARRILKELRERLTFLVNVGLDYLTLDRTAATLAGGEAQRIRLATQIGSSLVGVLYILDEPSIGLHQRDNVRLLNTLKRLRDLGNTVLVVEHDEETIRDADYVIDLGPGAGVSGGRVVACGSPRDIIRHKRSLTGQYLSGRLAIPVPAIRRRGNGLVLTIVGAREHNLKNIEVEIPLGVLTCVTGVSGSGKSTLVNEILRRALDRHLYGSRERPGAHDKILGVEHVDKVIDIDQSPIGRTPRSNPATYTGVFSLIRELYALVPEARMRGYKPGRFSFNVKGGRCEACQGDGLIQIEMHFLPDVHVTCDVCKGARYNRETLEIAYKGRSIAEILDMTVEEALRFFEPVPKIKEKLQTLFDVGLGYIKLGQSATTLSGGEAQRVKLSRELSKRGTGRTIYILDEPTTGLHFHDISQLLEVLHRLTDTGNTVLVIEHNLEVIKTADWIIDLGPEGGDDGGQVVVAGRPEEVATHPTSYTGQFLRRMFRTS; this is translated from the coding sequence ATGGCGAGCGATAAGATTGTGATCCGTGGCGCGCGAGAGCATAACCTGCAGTCGATTGACCTGGAGATCCCGCGGGACAAGCTGGTGGTCATCACCGGCGTCTCAGGCTCCGGGAAGTCGTCGTTAGCCTTCGATACCATCTATGCCGAGGGGCAGCGACGCTATGTCGAGTCGCTGTCCACCTACGCCCGTCAGTTCCTGGAGCAGATGGATAAACCGGACGTGGACCTGATCGAGGGACTCTCGCCGGCAATCTCCATCGAGCAGAAGACCACCAGCAAGAATCCCCGCTCGACCGTCGCGACGGTGACGGAGATCTATGATTACCTCCGCCTGCTGTTTGCCCGGGTCGGTAAGCCGTACTGTTACACGTGCGGCAAGCCGATCGCGTCGCAGACGGTTCAGCAGATCGTGGACCAGGTGCTGGCGCTGCCGGATGGCAGCAAGTTTCAGATCCTGGCCCCGGTCGTCCGGGGGCGGAAGGGCGAGTACCGCCAGGTGTTCGTCGACCTGCGCCGGCAGGGATTCGTCCGCGTTCGTGTCGACGGCAAGCTGCGGGAGCTGGAGGAGACGATCGAGCTGGACAAGAATAAGAAGCACACGATCGAGGTCGTGGTGGATCGGCTGATCCTGAAGGCCGATATTCGAAAACGGCTGGCCGATTCGCTTGAGACCGCGCTCAAGCTCAGCGAGGGGATTGTGGTCGTCAACCTCCTCGAGCCGTCGAAGGATCTGATCTTTTCCGAGCGACTGGCCTGCATCGACTGCGGCGTCAGCTATCCGGAAGTCAGCCCTCGCATCTTCTCCTTCAACAATCCGCACGGCGCCTGTCCGACGTGCGACGGCTTGGGCACCAAGCTGGACGGGCGAATGGACGACCTGCCGGGCATCCTGGAGCCGTGGCACGGGAGTCCGAACATCCACTATCTGGACCAACGCTACAAGGAGACCTCGTCCTCCAAGGTGCGGGAGGAGATCGAGAACTACGTCAAGCGGTTGGCCAGTGTCCGCCCATGCCCGACGTGCCAGGGGGCGCGCCTGCGGCGTGAGTCGCTGGCCATCAAGATTGACGGCAAGTCGATCGCGGAGGTGACGCGGTATTCGGTGAAGGCGGGGCTTCAGTTCTTCCAGGACCTCCAGCTCAGCGAGAAAGACCGCGAGATCGCCCGCCGCATCCTGAAGGAGCTGCGGGAGCGTCTGACATTCCTCGTCAACGTCGGCCTCGACTACCTGACCCTGGACCGGACTGCGGCCACACTGGCCGGCGGAGAGGCGCAGCGAATCCGTCTGGCGACCCAGATCGGCAGCTCGCTGGTCGGCGTCCTGTACATCCTGGACGAGCCCAGCATCGGCTTGCATCAACGGGACAATGTCCGCCTCCTGAATACCCTCAAGCGGCTCCGCGATCTGGGCAACACGGTCCTGGTTGTCGAGCACGACGAAGAGACGATCCGCGACGCCGACTACGTCATCGATCTGGGTCCTGGCGCAGGGGTCTCCGGCGGGCGGGTGGTGGCGTGCGGCAGCCCGCGTGACATCATCCGACACAAGCGTTCGCTGACCGGTCAGTACCTGTCGGGACGCCTGGCCATTCCTGTCCCTGCCATTCGACGGAGGGGAAACGGCCTCGTCCTGACCATCGTCGGGGCGCGGGAACATAACCTCAAGAATATAGAGGTAGAGATCCCTCTTGGGGTGTTGACCTGTGTGACCGGCGTGTCCGGTTCCGGCAAGAGCACCCTGGTGAATGAGATCCTGCGGCGGGCGCTGGATCGCCACCTCTACGGTTCCCGGGAGCGACCGGGGGCGCACGACAAGATTCTCGGCGTGGAGCATGTCGACAAGGTGATCGACATCGATCAGTCGCCCATCGGCCGCACCCCTCGCAGCAACCCTGCTACCTATACCGGGGTCTTCAGTCTCATTAGGGAGCTGTACGCGCTGGTGCCGGAGGCGCGTATGCGCGGGTACAAGCCGGGCCGCTTCAGCTTCAACGTCAAGGGCGGCCGATGCGAGGCCTGCCAGGGCGACGGGCTGATTCAGATCGAGATGCACTTTCTGCCCGATGTCCACGTGACCTGCGATGTCTGCAAGGGGGCGCGATACAACCGGGAGACGCTCGAGATCGCCTACAAGGGCAGGAGTATTGCGGAGATCCTGGACATGACGGTTGAGGAGGCGCTGCGCTTTTTCGAGCCGGTCCCTAAGATCAAGGAGAAACTCCAGACCCTGTTTGACGTGGGCCTCGGTTACATCAAGCTGGGGCAGTCGGCCACGACGCTGTCTGGCGGCGAGGCGCAGCGGGTCAAGCTGTCGCGGGAGCTCAGCAAACGGGGGACCGGCCGGACCATCTATATCCTGGATGAGCCGACCACCGGGCTGCACTTCCACGACATCAGCCAGCTCCTGGAGGTCCTGCACCGTCTGACCGACACCGGCAATACCGTCCTGGTGATCGAGCACAACCTGGAGGTGATCAAAACAGCCGACTGGATCATCGACCTGGGCCCGGAGGGCGGAGACGACGGAGGGCAGGTTGTGGTCGCGGGACGCCCGGAGGAGGTGGCGACCCACCCGACCTCGTACACCGGCCAGTTTCTCAGGCGGATGTTTCGAACATCATAG
- a CDS encoding Transposase, with protein sequence MSTVPVFVGIDISKDRLDIALRPTGEREAVPNTEPDIAALVARLQACHPTLIVLEATGGFELAVTAALAAARQPVVVVNPRQVRDFAKATGQLAKTDALDATILAQFAEAVRPPIRVLPDATAQALAALLTRRRQLVVMRTAEQNRLATALPPVRTGILAHLAWLDRQLAQLDEDLTCAIRESPVWREKDNLPQSVPGVGPVLARTLLASLPELGTLNRKQIAALVGVAPLNRDSGTLRGRRTIWGGRAPCEPRSIWGPWPPPAGIR encoded by the coding sequence ATGAGCACCGTCCCCGTCTTCGTTGGCATCGATATCTCTAAAGATCGCTTGGACATCGCCCTGCGCCCGACCGGCGAGCGGGAGGCCGTTCCGAATACCGAGCCTGACATCGCCGCCCTCGTCGCGCGCCTCCAGGCCTGCCACCCGACCTTGATTGTGCTTGAGGCCACGGGAGGCTTCGAACTCGCGGTGACGGCGGCCTTGGCCGCGGCGCGGCAGCCCGTGGTCGTCGTGAATCCCCGCCAGGTCCGCGACTTCGCCAAGGCCACGGGGCAGCTCGCCAAGACGGATGCCCTCGATGCCACGATCCTCGCGCAGTTCGCCGAGGCCGTGCGCCCGCCCATCCGTGTGCTCCCTGATGCGACCGCGCAGGCCCTCGCCGCGCTGCTGACCCGTCGGCGCCAGCTCGTGGTGATGCGCACGGCGGAGCAGAACCGCCTGGCCACCGCCCTCCCGCCGGTCCGCACAGGGATCCTGGCGCACCTGGCCTGGCTGGACCGCCAGCTCGCGCAGCTCGACGAGGACCTCACCTGCGCTATCCGGGAGAGCCCCGTCTGGCGGGAAAAAGACAACCTGCCGCAGAGCGTCCCCGGCGTGGGACCTGTCCTGGCCCGGACGCTGCTGGCGAGCCTGCCCGAACTGGGCACCCTGAATCGCAAGCAGATCGCCGCGTTGGTGGGGGTAGCGCCCCTGAACCGGGACAGCGGGACCTTGCGGGGCCGTCGCACCATTTGGGGTGGGCGGGCTCCGTGCGAGCCGCGCTCTATATGGGGGCCCTGGCCGCCGCCCGCTGGAATCCGGTGA
- a CDS encoding excinuclease ABC subunit A translates to MIRSFLSSVTEDLFNGRDTKAARRTCPKNLWKVAVRKLEQLDSTLRLEDLRIAPGNRLEALSGNRAGQHSIRINDQYRVCFVWTLDGPDEVEIADYH, encoded by the coding sequence ATGATCCGTTCTTTCCTGAGTTCTGTGACCGAGGATCTCTTCAACGGGCGGGACACCAAAGCGGCCCGTCGGACCTGCCCGAAGAACCTGTGGAAGGTCGCTGTGCGCAAGCTGGAGCAATTGGACTCGACGCTGCGTTTGGAGGATCTCCGGATTGCCCCTGGAAATCGCCTTGAGGCGCTGTCAGGGAATCGTGCCGGACAGCACAGCATCCGGATCAACGATCAGTATCGAGTGTGCTTCGTCTGGACACTTGATGGCCCAGACGAGGTCGAAATCGCCGACTATCACTGA
- a CDS encoding XRE family transcriptional regulator, whose translation MVRIPTHRAPTHPGEMLLEEFLKPMGLSQKELAAGIHVPYQRINELVRGRRGVTPSTALRLARFFGMSPDFWLSLQLRWDLYHAQRSEASTLRAIRQIKRSRRAA comes from the coding sequence ATGGTTCGCATCCCGACACATCGAGCGCCCACTCATCCGGGAGAGATGCTACTGGAGGAGTTCCTCAAGCCGATGGGCCTTTCTCAGAAGGAGCTCGCGGCCGGCATCCACGTGCCATACCAGAGGATCAACGAGCTTGTTCGTGGGCGTCGCGGGGTGACCCCAAGTACGGCATTGCGGTTGGCTCGATTCTTCGGCATGTCGCCGGACTTCTGGCTGAGCCTTCAACTTCGATGGGATTTGTATCATGCCCAGCGATCAGAAGCGTCCACGCTGCGTGCCATTCGGCAAATCAAACGCAGCCGGAGAGCGGCCTAA
- a CDS encoding nucleotide sugar epimerase — translation MEPGTVVLTGCAGFIGCKVAELLLHAGHLVIGIDNLNDAYDVRLKQWRLERILHHPNLQFHQLDISDRAALSALFEGACGPHGRGPVAVINLAARAGVRQSVEDPWVYYDTNVTGTLNLLDLCRTHSINKFILASTSSLYGQGNPMPYREDANTDMPLSPYAASKKAAETLCYTYHYLYGIDMTIFRYFTVYGPAGRPDMSLFRFVQWISEGHPVMVYGDGQQSRDFTFVDDIARGTIAGLRPLGYEVINLGSDTPVVLMDAIRLVETLVGKKAEMTHTSRHPADVQATWAEIGKAKRLLDWQPQSTFQDGVGALVRWYHANREWARHVSTG, via the coding sequence ATGGAACCAGGAACCGTTGTGCTGACAGGTTGCGCGGGCTTCATCGGCTGCAAGGTCGCCGAGTTGCTCCTCCATGCCGGTCACCTCGTGATCGGGATCGACAATCTCAACGACGCCTACGACGTCCGGCTCAAGCAGTGGCGGCTTGAGCGGATCCTCCATCACCCCAATCTTCAGTTCCACCAACTTGACATCAGCGACCGGGCGGCGTTGAGCGCGCTCTTTGAGGGCGCATGCGGGCCCCACGGTCGTGGTCCGGTCGCCGTGATCAACCTGGCTGCCAGAGCCGGCGTACGCCAATCCGTTGAAGACCCCTGGGTCTATTACGACACCAACGTTACCGGAACGCTCAACCTGTTGGACCTCTGCCGGACACACAGCATCAATAAGTTTATCCTCGCCTCCACCTCCAGCCTGTACGGCCAGGGCAATCCTATGCCTTACCGGGAAGACGCGAATACAGATATGCCACTTTCACCCTACGCTGCTTCCAAAAAGGCCGCCGAAACGCTCTGCTACACCTACCATTATCTGTACGGAATCGACATGACGATCTTCCGGTACTTTACTGTCTACGGTCCCGCCGGGCGACCCGACATGAGTCTCTTTCGCTTCGTGCAGTGGATCAGCGAGGGGCACCCGGTGATGGTGTACGGCGACGGGCAGCAATCCCGCGACTTCACCTTTGTGGACGATATTGCCAGAGGCACGATCGCCGGCCTCAGGCCGCTGGGGTATGAGGTCATCAACCTGGGGTCCGACACGCCCGTTGTGCTGATGGATGCGATCCGACTCGTCGAGACACTCGTCGGGAAGAAGGCTGAGATGACACACACATCCCGTCATCCGGCCGATGTGCAAGCGACGTGGGCGGAGATCGGTAAGGCCAAGCGTTTGCTGGACTGGCAACCACAATCGACATTCCAGGATGGCGTTGGCGCGCTCGTGCGATGGTATCACGCCAACCGCGAGTGGGCGAGGCATGTCTCAACAGGGTGA
- a CDS encoding membrane protein, with product MSQQGDTHPILWFDLLLLWILTLLLLFTPLAFGAVEVWSIAIAELLMLSMGAVWFARMIRDGRIQFERTPFTIPILSFLALMLFQVVPLPLNIIALLSPAAHSVYSVAASALNLEPGWRTISLDPIATREEFLRVLTYTMLFWVVFTRFQKREQVERVIVTIIGIGFFLAVFAILQKYSSNGKIYWLRETAQGGEPFGPYVNRNHFAGYMEIALPLAIGYILAQSPVRTDRLGIRKRLLLWTSHQTSKSILLLFSAIFMGAALLLTGSRGGLVSFAGSMVFFVMMAIVKQTARSRAVRLALACCGLTLIAAIWIGGNSAFLSLERLEKALQEPSAEERAVLWQDTLRMANDYVRFGSGFNTFEAVFPGYKTSTAQMIFQYAHNDYLQLLAEGGIVAFGLIGWFIVAWYRKVITGWLTRHDPFAVYLALAGMTAVCAMLIHSLTDFNLHIPANAIAMVTVLSITLNAALVPASEQSARRHTDSSFASPPPPSSPAPRYSQSAEDTRTEHGSSSDTNGHNAYLHADQYGEAGTRESGGRTESARREDTIIAVIARLAQPEPLPDLSTLCPDRRELTDILLDIRRGLRSSHYATLREAAERQHLDVRDLVQKSETLLVSMHLSSRTDYYAILGVDRDASAEMIHEKWVDKMRVYHPDNYEDPTGWIAERSWSLNEAYAVLKDPEKRRAYDTRRKARVKGGLRTAGATNLLAPNHRINTVSTVNLPSQPARTMIIVAVAIASLIVALLLWSL from the coding sequence ATGTCTCAACAGGGTGATACCCACCCGATACTGTGGTTTGACCTTCTTCTCCTCTGGATACTGACACTCCTCCTTCTGTTCACGCCGCTCGCCTTCGGTGCCGTTGAGGTCTGGTCAATCGCGATTGCCGAGCTGCTAATGCTCTCAATGGGAGCCGTTTGGTTCGCCCGGATGATCCGGGATGGACGAATCCAGTTCGAGCGGACACCGTTCACCATCCCGATCCTGTCCTTCCTGGCGCTGATGCTCTTCCAGGTGGTTCCGTTGCCCCTGAACATCATCGCGCTGCTCTCGCCTGCGGCGCACTCGGTCTACAGCGTGGCGGCGTCAGCCCTCAACCTCGAACCGGGGTGGCGGACGATCTCACTCGATCCCATTGCCACACGTGAAGAGTTCCTGAGGGTCCTGACCTACACCATGCTGTTCTGGGTCGTGTTCACCCGCTTCCAAAAGCGGGAGCAGGTCGAGCGGGTGATTGTGACCATCATCGGCATCGGGTTTTTTCTGGCGGTGTTTGCGATTCTTCAAAAGTATTCGTCAAATGGCAAGATCTACTGGCTTCGCGAAACCGCGCAAGGCGGGGAGCCGTTCGGTCCGTATGTCAACCGTAATCATTTCGCCGGCTATATGGAGATCGCCCTTCCGTTGGCCATCGGCTACATCCTGGCCCAGTCGCCTGTCCGTACCGATCGACTTGGCATAAGGAAACGTCTCCTGTTGTGGACATCCCACCAGACCAGCAAATCGATCCTCCTGCTGTTCTCCGCGATATTCATGGGCGCAGCACTGTTGCTGACCGGCTCGCGCGGCGGCCTCGTCAGCTTCGCGGGCTCCATGGTCTTTTTCGTGATGATGGCCATCGTGAAACAGACTGCGCGTTCACGGGCGGTGCGATTAGCTCTCGCCTGCTGCGGTCTTACCCTGATCGCCGCGATCTGGATCGGCGGGAACAGCGCGTTCCTGTCGCTGGAGCGCCTCGAGAAAGCACTCCAGGAGCCATCCGCAGAAGAACGAGCCGTCCTGTGGCAGGATACCTTGCGGATGGCAAACGATTACGTGCGGTTCGGCTCGGGATTCAATACCTTTGAAGCGGTATTCCCGGGATACAAGACATCCACTGCTCAGATGATCTTCCAGTATGCCCACAACGACTATCTGCAACTGCTGGCCGAAGGCGGTATCGTGGCCTTTGGTTTGATCGGATGGTTCATCGTCGCGTGGTATCGAAAGGTGATTACCGGGTGGCTGACGCGACACGATCCTTTTGCAGTATACCTGGCGTTAGCCGGGATGACCGCAGTGTGTGCGATGCTCATTCACAGCCTGACCGATTTTAACCTGCATATTCCGGCGAATGCCATCGCCATGGTGACCGTGCTGTCCATCACACTGAACGCCGCGCTGGTCCCAGCGTCAGAACAGAGCGCCCGTCGCCACACAGACTCTTCCTTCGCCAGTCCTCCACCTCCATCTTCCCCTGCTCCGAGGTACTCCCAGAGTGCGGAAGACACCCGGACCGAACACGGGAGCAGTAGCGATACAAATGGGCATAACGCGTATCTGCATGCAGATCAGTATGGAGAGGCGGGCACACGTGAGAGTGGCGGTCGAACCGAGAGTGCCAGGCGTGAGGACACAATCATCGCCGTGATCGCCAGGCTGGCTCAGCCGGAGCCGCTACCTGATCTCTCTACCTTGTGTCCTGACCGGCGAGAGCTGACCGATATCCTCCTCGACATCCGGAGGGGCTTGAGATCCTCCCACTACGCCACACTCCGTGAGGCGGCCGAGCGGCAGCATCTTGATGTTCGCGATCTGGTTCAGAAGTCCGAAACACTGCTCGTGTCGATGCACCTGTCGTCAAGGACGGATTATTACGCGATCCTCGGGGTAGATCGGGACGCCTCCGCCGAGATGATTCATGAGAAATGGGTCGACAAGATGCGCGTGTATCATCCCGATAATTACGAGGATCCGACAGGATGGATCGCCGAGCGGAGTTGGAGTCTTAACGAAGCGTATGCAGTCCTCAAGGATCCGGAGAAGCGACGAGCGTACGATACGAGACGAAAAGCGCGGGTGAAAGGCGGCCTCAGGACGGCGGGAGCGACGAATCTTCTCGCGCCCAATCACCGCATCAATACCGTCTCGACAGTCAATCTTCCCTCACAACCGGCAAGAACCATGATTATCGTAGCGGTCGCCATCGCGAGCCTTATCGTGGCGCTGTTGCTTTGGTCGTTATGA
- a CDS encoding NAD-dependent epimerase/dehydratase: MANVLIAGCGYIGTALGSLLAAEGHTVWGLRRHPATMPSGIRPLEADLTSPDTLQTLPPALDNIFYTAAPDTHDDAAYRAVYVDGLRNLLNALTLQQVRPRRVFLTSSTGVYGESSGAWVDETSPTQPTEFGGIRLLEGERLLLDGPFPATVLRLGGLYGPGRASLIGQVRRGQIAWDDESPVYFNRIYRNDAAGALRHLMMLQHPDPIYLGVDHEPTTLAVLLDWLAQALGVPPTRPGESSKARTARHPANKRCCNAKLVASGYVFRYPTFREGYAALLTDQAG; this comes from the coding sequence ATGGCAAACGTATTAATAGCTGGTTGCGGGTATATCGGAACCGCATTAGGCTCTCTGCTTGCGGCTGAGGGACACACCGTCTGGGGGCTGCGGCGCCATCCGGCTACAATGCCGTCCGGTATCCGCCCCCTTGAGGCTGACCTGACCTCACCGGACACGCTTCAGACGCTGCCGCCGGCCCTTGATAACATCTTCTACACCGCTGCCCCGGATACGCATGACGATGCAGCGTACCGGGCAGTGTATGTGGACGGGCTCCGCAACCTGCTCAATGCGCTCACCCTTCAGCAGGTGCGTCCACGGCGCGTCTTCCTGACATCGAGTACGGGGGTGTACGGGGAGTCCTCAGGGGCCTGGGTGGATGAGACCTCCCCAACCCAACCCACGGAGTTTGGCGGGATTCGCCTCCTCGAAGGCGAACGCCTGCTGCTGGATGGTCCGTTCCCGGCGACCGTCTTACGCTTGGGTGGCCTCTACGGCCCGGGCCGCGCATCGCTGATCGGGCAGGTGCGTCGAGGCCAGATCGCATGGGACGATGAGTCGCCCGTCTATTTTAACCGTATCTACCGAAATGATGCTGCCGGGGCCCTACGCCACCTGATGATGCTCCAGCACCCGGACCCCATCTACCTTGGTGTCGATCACGAACCGACCACGCTGGCCGTGCTCCTTGACTGGCTGGCTCAAGCGCTTGGTGTGCCGCCGACACGGCCGGGTGAATCCTCGAAGGCGCGGACAGCCCGGCATCCCGCCAATAAGCGTTGCTGCAACGCCAAACTCGTCGCCTCCGGTTACGTCTTCCGCTATCCGACCTTCCGCGAGGGGTATGCGGCCCTGCTCACTGACCAAGCTGGTTGA
- a CDS encoding Epimerase family protein: MASLRVLVTGSTGFVGSALVPFLSASGHRVGRLIRTLPRKGKSEFQWGPETGFIDTSHLEGIDGVVHLAGENIASDRWTAEKKALIRNSRIDGTRLLSDAMAGLKQPPKVLVCASAIGYYGDRGDELLTEDSAAGTGFLAGVCREWEAATQSAEQKGIRVVHLRFGMVLSPTGGAMAKLLPPFKKGLGGVLGTGRQYVSWIALDDLVAVIAHALTTEALRGPINAVTPNPVTNREFTRTLGRLLGRFTIFPMPAAAAHLVFGELADELLLASQRVQPTRLLATGYDFRYPELEGALRHLLAT, encoded by the coding sequence ATGGCATCGTTGCGCGTTCTTGTCACAGGGTCGACCGGATTCGTCGGATCGGCGCTCGTTCCCTTCCTCTCGGCGAGCGGACATCGTGTCGGTCGTCTGATCCGGACCTTGCCGCGGAAAGGCAAGAGCGAGTTTCAGTGGGGTCCTGAGACGGGATTTATCGATACCTCTCACCTGGAAGGCATTGACGGTGTCGTCCATCTCGCGGGGGAGAATATCGCGAGCGACCGGTGGACGGCCGAGAAGAAAGCGCTGATCCGCAACAGCCGGATAGACGGCACCAGGTTGCTCAGTGACGCGATGGCCGGGCTGAAGCAGCCGCCCAAGGTGCTGGTGTGCGCGTCGGCTATCGGCTACTACGGTGATCGTGGTGACGAACTGCTCACGGAGGACAGCGCCGCGGGAACGGGCTTCCTTGCCGGGGTCTGTCGCGAATGGGAGGCCGCGACACAGTCCGCGGAACAAAAAGGGATCCGTGTCGTTCACCTCCGTTTCGGGATGGTGCTGAGTCCCACGGGCGGGGCGATGGCCAAGCTGCTCCCGCCGTTCAAGAAGGGCCTCGGAGGGGTGCTTGGGACGGGGCGCCAATATGTAAGTTGGATCGCCTTGGATGACCTTGTGGCTGTGATTGCGCACGCGCTGACGACGGAGGCACTCCGGGGACCGATCAATGCCGTGACGCCGAATCCGGTTACCAACCGGGAATTCACTCGAACACTGGGACGGCTGCTCGGCCGATTCACCATCTTTCCGATGCCCGCCGCCGCCGCACATCTGGTCTTTGGCGAGCTGGCGGACGAGCTGCTCCTGGCCAGCCAGCGCGTTCAGCCTACGCGGCTTCTGGCGACCGGATACGACTTTCGCTACCCCGAACTTGAAGGCGCCCTTCGGCACCTGTTGGCGACATAA